In Persephonella hydrogeniphila, the DNA window AAATCTCCAGAATGGAGAACTGTTAATAGAACCTCTTTCAAATATGGAAGTGATAAAAGACCTTGTAGTAAATCATCAGGACTTTCTCTACAGGATAAAAGATGTTAAGGGGTGGTTTGTTCCAAAGGAAGATTTTCAGCCTGTATATCCGGAAGATCTCCAGAAGTTTGATAAGGAAACTGACTGTATTCTATGTGGTATATGCTACTCTGTCTGTCCTGTTTTTGAAACAGATAAAGATTTTGGGGGACCTATCAATTTTGTTAAGGTTTTCAGGTTCTGGAAGGACAAAAACGATGCCTTAGGAGATGAGAGAATTGTTCTTGCTGATAAGGAGCATATAACAAGCTGTGTTCACTGCAAGTACTGCAGTTTTTCTTGCCCAAAACAGATACCTGTAGAACAGGATATACTCCAGATAGAGTTTTACGGGAAACAGAAAGGAATTATCAAAAAAGAAGAAGGAGGTTTTGGATTTTCAACTCCTTTCGGGTTTTAAGTTTTTGTTACATATTTTTCTCTGAAAAGAAGGAGCATATTATCTATCATAACCATTATGATAGGAGCAAGGAATACTCCTAAAAAGCCAAACATATTCAGTCCTCCGATAATTGCAAAAACAAGAATCATAGGGTGGATATCTGTTTTATCCCCAATGACGACCGGTTTTATGATGTTGTCTATTGTGCTGATTACAAAAGTACCATAAAGTGCAAAAAGAAAAGCTGTTATAAATCCTTTTGACAGGAGGGTGTATATCGCTATAGGAACCCATATCAATGAGGCTCCTCCTACCGGTATAAACGCAGCAACAAATGTTATGAATGCCCAGAAATAACTCATTTCCAATCCTATAGCAAAATAACCTATGAAAGATAGTATCCCCTGTGCTATAGCTGTCAGAACAGATCCTAAAACCACTCCCTGTATAGCCCTGTAGCTTTTTGATATAAGGAAAGATTTGTCTTTTTCAGATAGTGGAATTATGCTGTAGACTCTGTTGTAAAGAGATTGACCGTCTTTAAAGAGAAAAAATATAGTTACCAGCATTATAACGATCCCTATTATAAGCAGTGTTATATCAACGAATATTCCTTTTCCCTGCTGTATAACAAAAGAAACAATCTCGTTAATCAATCCTCTTACAGCATCGCTGATATCCACCCTTATATTCAATGAGTTTAATGTGTTTTCAAGGATGGAGTATATTTTTGAGATGACAGGGGTTTCCTTTATCAGTATGTCTAAATCTTTGTACTTTGATATTTTTTCTATGATTAAAGGGTAGAGAGTTATTATCTGATTAATCAGGAAAGCTACAAGTATTATAGAAGGAATTATAATAAACATAAAAATAAGGGCAGTCATTAAAAGTGATGCTATGATTTTACTTTTTAGTCGGGAAAGTATACGTACATAAACAGGATAAAATATAATTGTAATCAAAATTGATAGTGTTATAACTTTTAAAAAAGGTTCAAAAAGAAGATATCCCAAAAAAAGGAAAAAAGACAGGAAACCAAAGAAAAAGATGTTTCCTATCTGTTCTGAAGAGCTCAACTATCTAAATTATTCTTCTCCTCTTTTAAGTGCACCTGATGCAAAAGCTACAATTCCTGTGACAATTGTAAAGATTACCATAACAATAAAAGGTATCCACGGTTCCATCTCATGCTCCTCCGTTATTGATTTGTATTTTTTATATTTTCTAAAGTTAAAAATACTGTATCTTATTTTCAACTGTTTAGTCAAGATTTATGTCTGATGAATAAGATGTCTGTATCCTCTCTTTGATATTATCTTTAATGGAATTTTGTACTGTTTAAAAACTGCTTCTTTAAATATATAAGCAGGGTATCCTTTAAATTTTATTTTGTTGCCTATCATACCTACGCCGTATCTCCCTCCAAGAGCAGAGACCATACCTTTCATGTAAGGGCTCTTTTCGATTAGAGGTCTATTTTCTATGATGTTTTTTATATGCTCTGCTGTGATTTCTCCTGTCTGAATCGCGATCTGTGCCATAGGAGGCAGGATTATCCCTGTACGGAGGTCTTTTACCTCTGCACTGTCTCCTATAACAAAAACATTTTTTAGACCTTCCGGTCTGAAGAATCTGTCTACTACAGCCTGATTTTTTTTGTTCAGTTTTATTCCTAATTTTGGTAATAGAGAGCTTGCTACAATACCTCCAGTCCATATAAAGAAATCCTGTTTTATAAAGTCTCCATCTTCTAAATAAACATTTTCACTGTCTACTTTTACAATTTTTTTTCCTGTTATTATGTTAACCCCAAGATCTTTTAATCTTTTTGTGGCTGTTTCGTATACGAAACTGTCCATTCCCGGTAGTATTCTGTCTGCAGCCTCTATTATTGTTATGTTAAGTCCATTACACAAAAATCCGATTTTCTCAAAAAACTTTCTTGAGTAAGCAGCCATCTCAGCTGCTATCTCTACTCCTGCAAGGCCAGCTCCACCTACTACAATATTAAACTGATTTTCTCTGGTGATATAGCACTGATCTTCTTCTTTAATTTTCTGGAATATTTTTTTCTCAAACTTCTGTTTAAAGTCGAGGCTTCTGTCGAGGGTTTTTACACCTGCAGCAAACTCTCTTAATCCCTCTATAGGTGGAAAGAATGTTCTACTTCCTGTGGCTATTACAAGAAAATCATACTCTAAATCAAATCTTTCTCCGTAAACTTTATTCTTGTCAAAATCAACATCTGTAATTTTGTCTTTGAAAAAGTATACAGATTTTCCAAGACCTTCCGCGACTGTTGGGAGATCTATTATTATGTCTGATATAAGATACTCATTGGCTATAAATTTGTACACTTCAGGCTGGAGGTACTGGTAGGGATTCTGGTCTATAAGGTAAACCCGTGCATCTGTGTTATAACGGGAAAACTTTCTTATAAATGATAACCCTGCGTATCCTCCCCCAATTACTATTACTGTTTTCATCTTTACTGCTGCAGTATTTTCATAGCTTCATCAACTGTAATACCTTCGTGTACTATCTTTGAAAGAACGTAGGTTATTTTTGCAACATCATCATGCTGGAATATATTTCTTCCTACAGAAAGACCTGCACATCCAGCAACAACGACAGCATCGTATATCATCTGTAAAAGTTCTCTATCTGAACTTACCTTTGGACCTCCTGCAATAACTACAGGAACAGGACATCCTTCAACTACTTTTCTGAACGTATCTGGACTTCCTGTATATGGAACTTTTACTATATCTGCCCCAAGTTCAGCCCCTATTCTCGCTATGTGTGCTATGGCATCCGGGTCGAATGGATTTTTCACTTCTGGACCTCTGTAGTAAAGCATGGCTACAAGGGGCATCTGCCATTCTAAACATGCCTTTGATACTGTACCAAAATCTTTAAGCATCTGTTTTTCATCCTCTGCACCGATATTAACGTGGATGGATACACCATCAGCTCCGAGCTTTATAGCCTCTTCGACAGTGCATACCAGTACTTTGTCATTTTTTCTTAAAGAAAGGTCTGTTGATGCTGACATATGGATAATTAACCCGACATCTTTACCTTTTCCCCTGTGCCCCTGTTCAACTATTCCTTTGTGGAGTATTATTGCATTTGCCCCCCCTTCTGCTATTTTTTCTACTGTATCTTTTATATTAATAATACCTTTCATAGGTCCTGAGCTCACACCGTGATCCATCGGAACGATGACTGTCTTTCCTGTATCCCTGTTCATTATTCTTTCTAATCTGACCTTCTTTCCGATTCCCAATTTTTCCCTCCTTAAGCTTTTATATAATTTTACCTAAAACAAAACCTAAAATAAAAGCGATGATAACGGCTATTATCAGTTTTGTATTGTCTGCCGGAGGAGATGGCTGACTTTTATACGAGACTTTCTTTTCTTTCATGTAATCTCTGTCATAGAGTCCCATTTTCTCCCTCCTCTTTTACAGAGATTTTTTGCTCATTTTTCAGTATTTCTATCTCTCCTTCTAACTTTTTAATCTGTTCTTCCTTTTGATGGATTTCTTTTCTGCATTTGTCGAGTTCTTTTTCCAGACTTTTTATATTCCTCTGGAGTTTAAGTTTATCTATTCTGTACGCTATCCAGTCTGTTATAGCGAAAAGAATAATCATCACAGCTCCAATTATTATACTTACAATAATGACAAGAGCGAGGGGAATTTCTGGGGTTTTTAGGTTTGGAAGTATATTTACTGAAACATTAGGAGATGTATTCATAGATACAAAATAAGCCACACACAGCAGTATAATAAGCCATAAAATAAGTTTTATTTTACTCCACATTTTCTATCGCCTCTTTTATCTTGTAGTAAAGCTCTTTTAAATCCTGTGATATTACTTTTACTTCTCCTATAACAGGCATAAAATTGGTATCCCCGTTCCATCTTGGAACTATATGATTATGAAGATGTGACTCAAGACCGGCACCTGCAACTCTACCAAGGTTATATCCCAGATTAAAACCATCTGGTTTTAAAGCTTTTCTCAGGGCTTTTATTCCTAATTTTGTTAGTCTGGAGATCTCACACAAGACCTCATCTTCAACCTGTATAAAATCTCCTATATGCTGGTAAGGAGCAACCATTAGATGCCCGGCATTGTAAGGGTACAGATTCATTATGATAAATGCATTTTCTCCCCTGTAAACAACTAGCCTTTTTTCATCTTCATCTTTGTTTTTTGCAGCGGCACATAGAAAACAGTCTTCCATCTTGTCATACGTTTCTATATACTGACTTCTCCACGGAGAGTAAAGCCTTTCCATAATTCCTCCTAAAAGATCTTTCTCGGATCTACATCAATTATTAATTTTATACCTTTTTTTGAGGATAATCTGTAAAGATTTATGATTTTTTCTTTTTCTTTAAAATCTTTTAGTAAAACCTGTATTCTTTTTCTTTCTCTTGCTGTCTGGTGATACGCCAGAAAAGGTCCTTCGTAATTTATATTGTTTATTTTCTCTTTGTTGATCCACTGTTTTATAAGCTTTTCTACTTTTTCTGTGGAAAGCTCTTTTTTTTCAAATGTAAGGAGTATCAGTCTTGAAAAAGGTGGATAACCTGAGATTTTCCTTTTTTTCAGTTCTTCATTGTAAAAGATCTCAGGTTTTTTATTCAGTAATGCATTTATGCTTATATTTTCTTTTCCTTGATTTGTAAGTATTATATACTCCTTTTTTGTCTTCAGATAAGGCATACATACAGCTCTAAAAAAACTTTCTTCTCCTCTAAAATCAGGTATGTATAGAAAAATGTCAGGGTTTATGTTTATAACATAATCATACTCATTAGTTAAAAACTCTTTTCCTGACAGATTTGAAATGATATCTATTTTTTCCTTTTCTCCTATGTATTCTTTTACTGATTTCTCTACCTTTTCTATCCCGAATCCAACCTCTTTTAAAGGTGTTTCACATTCTGAGCATATCTGCTTGTATGTGTATTTTTTACCACATATCTCACATCGGAGGTATTTTTCTCCATTTTTTGTGTATATCTTTAAGGGAATATCACATCTGTCACACTTTATCTCATCTTCGCACCTGTTGCAGTAAAGAAATGAGGCGTATCCTTTTCTATTTGTTATAAGGAGAAAGTTTCCGCTTTCATTTTTTATAAAATCAAGAATTTTCCTGTCTAATATCTGCTCAGGGGAGAATTTTCTTAAGGTTATTTTTGGATTTTTTCTTTTCAGTATATTTCCTTTAAATAGTTCTTTTCCGATTTTTTTCTTCAGAAGATAGTAAGATTCTACAGAAGGTATAGAACTGCTGTAGATTATGGCATTTTTCTCTTTTATCTTATGTATTAATGCTGCAACTCGTCTGGCATCGTATCTGGGAGTTCTCTGATTTTTGTATGCTTCTGAATACTCTTCTTCTATAATTATTGTTGACAGATTTTTTATGGGTATAAAGAGGGAGGAATGGGTTCCAATAGTAATGCTTCCCTGTAGCTTTTTTAGATTAAACCAGATCTTTATTTTTTCTTTTTCCGGAATAGGATCAAAATACACAAAAAGTTTGTCTCCAAATACTTTTTTGAAGTAAGGGAATACCTCTTTTATCGCCTTTATACTTGGGAAAAGTATAAGGGTTGATCTTCCTTCTTTTGTATTTTTCAGAGATATATGTATGTATTTGTTTAATCTTTTTTTTGCAGGTTCAGAGTTATATATGTATATACCTTTTTCTACGGGACTTTCACCAAAAATCTTATCAGGCTGTTTTAACCTGTCTTCTGTGAAAATAAGTTTTTCTTCCTTTATATATCCTCTTTTAATAAGTGTTTTTAAAGAGCTTTCGCTGAAGCCTGCTTCTTTTATCTGGCTTTTTGTAACCTCTCCATTTTCCATAATAAACTCAAGAAGTCTTAGAGATTTTTCTGATAGCCTCTGTATTCCTGAGAGAGATACCACAGCAGGAGTGTAAACTTTTTCTTCAGAGACTGCTTTGATCCATTTTTGTGTTTTTTTATTGTATTTCCATCTGAGACCTTCAGGCATTGCATAGTAAGCTGTTATACCTATTGGGGATATGTAGTACTCTGAAACCTGTTTTATTAATTTTATATACTCTTCTGTAAATACAGGTTCTTTATCTGGGAGAGATTCTATCTGTTTTATTTTTTTGTATTCAGGATTACAGGATATATCTGTTATTATTCCTGTCATTTTAGTATTTCTAAATGGAACAAGAACTCTCCTTCCTATAAGCTGGTTTGCTTCGTAATATGAGGGAATCTTATAAGTAAAAGTCATAAAAAGCGATACAGGAAGAGCAACCTCAACAAACAGTTCTTTATCTTCTTTTTCTTTCACAATTCTTCTATGGTAAAGTTGTCATTTGTGTAAATACATATCTGTGAAGCGATCTTCATAGCTTCTTCAACAATCTCCCTTGCTGAAAGGTCTGTGTTTCTGTAGAGGGCAAGTGCTGCTGATCTTGCAAAGTCTCCACCAGAACCTGTTGCCAGCACAGGTTCATCAGGCTCTATCACATCACCATTTCCGGAGATAAGAAACATATTTTCTTTATCTGCTGCAATTAAGACAGCTTCTAATCTTCTGAGAAATTTATCTGTTCTCCAATCTTTTGCAAGTTCTACAGCAGCTTTTAAGAGATTTCCCCTGTATTTGTTCAGTTTCTCTTCTAATCTTTCCATAAGAGCAAGTCCATCTGCTGCTGAGCCGGCAAATCCTACAACTACTTTACCGTCCTGTAGTTTTCTTATTTTTTTTGCTGTTGCTTTCATAACAGAGCTTCCTAGTGTAACCTGACCGTCTCCAGCTATAACTGTTTTACCATTTTTCCTGATTACAAGTATTGTTGTACTTCTACTTTTCTCCACTTATCATCTCCTCAGGATCATATAAAAATAATCTTTTTGCAAAAAGGAATCTTCTCAGATAGTAATCTTTATCTATATCACTGATCATTATTCTTTTTCCTGCAGATGATGCATGTATCATCTTACCTTCTCCTACATATATACCTACGTGGGAAGGAAATCTTGCGTATGTTCGGAAAAATAAAAGATCTCCCGGCTTTAGATCTTCCCTGCTTACATACATTCCGTATTCAGCCTGATATCTCGCTGTTCTTGGAAGATAAATACCTGCCATGGCATACACTTTCTGCACAAACGCCGAACAGTCCATTCCCCATATAGTTTCTCCTCCAAACCGGTACTGAATACCTAAAAGTCCTATGGCAAAGTCAACGATACTTCTCTGGATGTCAGGAGCTGGAATTCCGTCGTCGACCATTACTGCCATATATCTTTTTTTCTCATATTTGAACTTCAAACTGTTGTAGTAATCATTTTCAAATATTTTTATATCTTTACTGAAAGCCGATACGCTAAATAAAATTCCTATAAAAAGGATTATTAATCTCATAGCCCTACCCTTTTTATTTTTCATAATTATAACAAATCTGATATTATTAGGATATGAATGAACTTAGACCAACATCCTCAAAGGTAAGACAGGCTTTATTTAATATTCTTTACGATATTACAGGTAGTAGATTTTTAGATCTATTTGCAGGAACAGGAGAGATAGGAATCACAGCATTGAAAAAGGGAGCAGATTTTGTGATTTTTGTTGAAAAGGATAAAAAAAGAGCTGAAAAAATCAAAAGAAATGCATCAAAATACTCAAAAAATTTCAAAGTTGTTTCAACAGATGCCCTTAAATTTTTGAAAAGTTATAAAGGGGAACATTTTGATATCATTTTTGCAGATCCTCCTTACAATTACAGATATTATGATAAATTAATAGATATGGCTCTGAAAAAACTGAGAGAAGGTGGAGTTTTTATATTAGAGCACAGAACAGATAAATCTTTTGGTGCTGAGGAGGAGAGGAGATACGGGGATACAGTACTATCTTTCTGGAGAAAATAGATGATAACAAAGATATGTGTTTACCCCGGTACGTTCGATCCGGTTCATTACGGCCATATAGATATAGTCAAAAGAGCTCTTAATATATTTGATTATGTGGTTGTTGCTGTGGCGAAAAACCCGAGGAAAAAACCTCTTTTTACTGTAGAGGAAAGGGTAGAGATGTTCAGGGAATCTGTAAAAGATTTTGGCTCTGAAAGGGTAATAATAGAGCCCTTTGACGGCCTTCTTGTTAACTTTATGAAAAAGTACAACACAAAGATAATAGTGAGGGGAGTTAGACTTTTTACGGATTTTGAGTATGAACTGCAGATTGCGATGACAAACTACAATTTAGATAAAGTCGAAACATTATTCCTTATGCCCTCTCAGGAACTAATACATATAAGTTCTTCTATAGTTAAAGATGTGGCTTCCCACCATGGAGACCTTTCTAAAATGGTTCACCCCTATGTAGAGAAAAAGCTTGAGGAGAGATTTATATAATGTTAAGGATTTTACTGATTTTTATTGTTCTGTTAAGCGGGTGTGGATATAAATCTGTCGATTACAGAAATAAAAAGGTAGAGATTTACTGTATTAAAAGCATTAAATTCCCCCGTGCAGAAGCTACAGCCCTTGATGTTTTTTACAGAGCTGTATCGGATGCCATTATATCCTCAGGAAATACAGTTGAATGTTCCGGAAAAACAACAAGATATATATTTGTACAGGTAAAATCCCTTAATATAAGTCCGATAGGATATTCTCCGGCACAGAGGGCAAGTATATATAAAGTTACTGTAGATCTTGATTTTATTATCCAGAATAGAAAAAATGAGGAACTGTTGAGAAAAAATATAAAAGAGATGGCACAGTATACAGGAACAGGTTTAAGTGGTGATGTAGAGAGGAGATATGCTGTTGAAGAGATAGGAAGACTTGTAAATATAAGGATTTTTTCTATATTAACTGGTCAGTGATGGCAGAGAAAAGCATAATTCAGCTTATTAAGAATTTTGATATTCAAACCTTAAAACCTGTTGTTTTTGTTTACGGAAATGAAGAGTTTTTGAAAAAGCAGCTTGTTGATAAACTGAAAGAAAAAGAAGACATTCATCTGTTCTGGGGAGATGAAACATCTTATAACCAGATAAAAGAACTTTTTTCTAATCCTTCTCTTTTTTCTGAGGGGAATACAGCAGTTTTACTGGATTTTGAAAGTTTTTACCAGAGGCAGACAAAGGAAGACCAAAAAGAGTTTATCAAACTTATAGAAAGTGTACATATTCCAGACAGATTTTTTATTATCAGTAAGAAAGAGAAAATCCCTGTAAAAGAGCCGTATAAAACTTTTAAAAATATCGCCGATAAAGTGGTTTCCCAGAGATTGACGCCTAAGGCTTTTATGGTTTCTATTAAGAAAAAAATTGAAAAATCAGGAAAGGAGATAGATGATGACACTCTAAAATATCTGTCATCTATGCTGAGCAATGACCTGTGGTATGCAAAACAGGAAATAGAAAAACTCCTTACATACCTTAATGATAAAAGAAAAGTAACAAAGGAAGATATAGACAGAGTTGTAACACCTAAAATTTCTGAAAATGTATTTGTTTTCCTTGATAAATTTTTTGCTGGGGAGGCAGAGGCTGTTAGACTGTTAAAAGAGCTTACAGAAACAACTCACCATCCATTTGAGATCCAGTCTCTGCTTCTTAATCAGATTAACAGACTTTTGCTTTTTAGAACATTAATAGAAAAAGGAAAATCTGTAGATTTTGCTTTTGAAAAAATGCATATAAAACATCCTGCTGTTAAAGGAAGTATACAAAAACAGGCATCAAGGCTGAGCAAAGATGAGTTAATACAGCTTATAAAAGAGTTATACGTATTAGAAAAAAAACAGAAGGTGCAGTACGAAGATATATACAAATCCTTAGAGCAGTTTGTAATAAAAAGGGTTATAAAATGAAAGAAGATACAGCACTTGATATAACTCTAAGACCTAAATATCTGAAGGATTATATAGGTCAGGAAAAAGTAAAAGAACAGATATCTCTTTTTATAGAGGCATCAAA includes these proteins:
- a CDS encoding succinate dehydrogenase/fumarate reductase iron-sulfur subunit; translation: MEKAVLKIKRFDGKKEWIDSYEIEIQDRTTIIEALMHIHDTTDPTLSFRVQCRSAICGTCGVKINGEKHVLGCKTKIKENLQNGELLIEPLSNMEVIKDLVVNHQDFLYRIKDVKGWFVPKEDFQPVYPEDLQKFDKETDCILCGICYSVCPVFETDKDFGGPINFVKVFRFWKDKNDALGDERIVLADKEHITSCVHCKYCSFSCPKQIPVEQDILQIEFYGKQKGIIKKEEGGFGFSTPFGF
- a CDS encoding AI-2E family transporter, which codes for MSSSEQIGNIFFFGFLSFFLFLGYLLFEPFLKVITLSILITIIFYPVYVRILSRLKSKIIASLLMTALIFMFIIIPSIILVAFLINQIITLYPLIIEKISKYKDLDILIKETPVISKIYSILENTLNSLNIRVDISDAVRGLINEIVSFVIQQGKGIFVDITLLIIGIVIMLVTIFFLFKDGQSLYNRVYSIIPLSEKDKSFLISKSYRAIQGVVLGSVLTAIAQGILSFIGYFAIGLEMSYFWAFITFVAAFIPVGGASLIWVPIAIYTLLSKGFITAFLFALYGTFVISTIDNIIKPVVIGDKTDIHPMILVFAIIGGLNMFGFLGVFLAPIIMVMIDNMLLLFREKYVTKT
- a CDS encoding NAD(P)/FAD-dependent oxidoreductase — encoded protein: MKTVIVIGGGYAGLSFIRKFSRYNTDARVYLIDQNPYQYLQPEVYKFIANEYLISDIIIDLPTVAEGLGKSVYFFKDKITDVDFDKNKVYGERFDLEYDFLVIATGSRTFFPPIEGLREFAAGVKTLDRSLDFKQKFEKKIFQKIKEEDQCYITRENQFNIVVGGAGLAGVEIAAEMAAYSRKFFEKIGFLCNGLNITIIEAADRILPGMDSFVYETATKRLKDLGVNIITGKKIVKVDSENVYLEDGDFIKQDFFIWTGGIVASSLLPKLGIKLNKKNQAVVDRFFRPEGLKNVFVIGDSAEVKDLRTGIILPPMAQIAIQTGEITAEHIKNIIENRPLIEKSPYMKGMVSALGGRYGVGMIGNKIKFKGYPAYIFKEAVFKQYKIPLKIISKRGYRHLIHQT
- a CDS encoding 2-amino-3,7-dideoxy-D-threo-hept-6-ulosonate synthase, which encodes MGIGKKVRLERIMNRDTGKTVIVPMDHGVSSGPMKGIINIKDTVEKIAEGGANAIILHKGIVEQGHRGKGKDVGLIIHMSASTDLSLRKNDKVLVCTVEEAIKLGADGVSIHVNIGAEDEKQMLKDFGTVSKACLEWQMPLVAMLYYRGPEVKNPFDPDAIAHIARIGAELGADIVKVPYTGSPDTFRKVVEGCPVPVVIAGGPKVSSDRELLQMIYDAVVVAGCAGLSVGRNIFQHDDVAKITYVLSKIVHEGITVDEAMKILQQ
- a CDS encoding LapA family protein, whose amino-acid sequence is MWSKIKLILWLIILLCVAYFVSMNTSPNVSVNILPNLKTPEIPLALVIIVSIIIGAVMIILFAITDWIAYRIDKLKLQRNIKSLEKELDKCRKEIHQKEEQIKKLEGEIEILKNEQKISVKEEGENGTL
- a CDS encoding HIT family protein, with translation MERLYSPWRSQYIETYDKMEDCFLCAAAKNKDEDEKRLVVYRGENAFIIMNLYPYNAGHLMVAPYQHIGDFIQVEDEVLCEISRLTKLGIKALRKALKPDGFNLGYNLGRVAGAGLESHLHNHIVPRWNGDTNFMPVIGEVKVISQDLKELYYKIKEAIENVE
- the hslV gene encoding ATP-dependent protease subunit HslV; the protein is MEKSRSTTILVIRKNGKTVIAGDGQVTLGSSVMKATAKKIRKLQDGKVVVGFAGSAADGLALMERLEEKLNKYRGNLLKAAVELAKDWRTDKFLRRLEAVLIAADKENMFLISGNGDVIEPDEPVLATGSGGDFARSAALALYRNTDLSAREIVEEAMKIASQICIYTNDNFTIEEL
- a CDS encoding C40 family peptidase; protein product: MRLIILFIGILFSVSAFSKDIKIFENDYYNSLKFKYEKKRYMAVMVDDGIPAPDIQRSIVDFAIGLLGIQYRFGGETIWGMDCSAFVQKVYAMAGIYLPRTARYQAEYGMYVSREDLKPGDLLFFRTYARFPSHVGIYVGEGKMIHASSAGKRIMISDIDKDYYLRRFLFAKRLFLYDPEEMISGEK
- a CDS encoding RsmD family RNA methyltransferase, producing MNELRPTSSKVRQALFNILYDITGSRFLDLFAGTGEIGITALKKGADFVIFVEKDKKRAEKIKRNASKYSKNFKVVSTDALKFLKSYKGEHFDIIFADPPYNYRYYDKLIDMALKKLREGGVFILEHRTDKSFGAEEERRYGDTVLSFWRK
- the coaD gene encoding pantetheine-phosphate adenylyltransferase → MITKICVYPGTFDPVHYGHIDIVKRALNIFDYVVVAVAKNPRKKPLFTVEERVEMFRESVKDFGSERVIIEPFDGLLVNFMKKYNTKIIVRGVRLFTDFEYELQIAMTNYNLDKVETLFLMPSQELIHISSSIVKDVASHHGDLSKMVHPYVEKKLEERFI
- the holA gene encoding DNA polymerase III subunit delta — its product is MAEKSIIQLIKNFDIQTLKPVVFVYGNEEFLKKQLVDKLKEKEDIHLFWGDETSYNQIKELFSNPSLFSEGNTAVLLDFESFYQRQTKEDQKEFIKLIESVHIPDRFFIISKKEKIPVKEPYKTFKNIADKVVSQRLTPKAFMVSIKKKIEKSGKEIDDDTLKYLSSMLSNDLWYAKQEIEKLLTYLNDKRKVTKEDIDRVVTPKISENVFVFLDKFFAGEAEAVRLLKELTETTHHPFEIQSLLLNQINRLLLFRTLIEKGKSVDFAFEKMHIKHPAVKGSIQKQASRLSKDELIQLIKELYVLEKKQKVQYEDIYKSLEQFVIKRVIK